From the genome of Schaalia odontolytica:
TGGTCGAGCTGTGACTGTTCGTTGCCGTGTGCAGACGAGGAGGTGTGAACGGTGAGGGAAGAACTCGTCGAGGCTGTCCTGCGGGTCGTGGAGGAAATCCCTGCGGGGCGTGTGGCCACGTACGGCATGATCGCGCGAGCGCTTGGTACCGGTCCGCGCGTTGTGGGGCGGATTATGCACGACTGGGGCGGTGGGGTCACGTGGTGGCGCGTCGTGAGCGTTCACGGAACTTTTCCGACAACTGTACGAGGTGAGGGATTTTTCGAGTGGGAACGAGAGGGGATCCCTCACGATCCGACACGCGGAAAAGTGCTGGTCGCGGCGTGTGTAGTCGAGCAGGACTGGCTGGACGCTGTCGCGCGTTCGGTCCTTGAAAATCTGAGCGATCATGCGGAAATGTCAGACTGAATCATCCTGACATTCGGTTACGATTTGATTACGCGCACAGACATTTGGGTCGCGCGGGACACTGTGATGCTCTACTCTTAGGGGGACGCCGAAGAAGGCGATTCTCCGGAACAGTGACCGTTAGCGTTAACGAAGCCGGGGGAGCAAACTCCAGAAACAGAGAAGTTACTGGTACCCAAGGGGTGAGAAGTGACGAACTTACTAGAGCTAAAGGGGATCTCAAAGACGTTCCCCGGTGTGAAGGCACTGTCCGACGTGGACCTTGACCTTCGACCCGGTGAAGTCTTGGGTCTCTGCGGTGAGAACGGAGCGGGTAAGTCCACGCTCATGAAGGTGCTCACCGGTATCCACAAGTCCGACCCGGGCGGCGAGATCTGGCTGCAGGGAGAGAAGGTCGACATCCAGTCGCCGGAGCACGCGCGTGACCTCGGCCTGTCGATCATCCACCAGGAACTCAACATCGTTCCTGACCTGACCGTCGCCCAGAACCTGTACATCGGTCGACCCGGCACGTCCAAGTTTGGATACGTCGACGACCGCAAGATGGTCCGTGATGCGCGCGAGCTGTTCGAGCGCCTCAACATGGACATCGATCCCACCGCCTACTGCCGCGACCTGCCGGTTGCGCGTCTGCAGATGGTGGAAATTGCGCGCGCGCTGTCCTTTGACTCGAAGATCCTGGTCATGGATGAACCCACGGCTCCTCTGACCACGACCGAGACCGAGTCCCTGTTCGAGCTGGTGCGCGACTTCGTGTGCCCGACGACCGGCCTGATCTTCATCACGCACCGCATGCCCGAGCTCACCGAGCTCACCAACCGCATCTCGGTCCTGCGCGATGGCAAGTACATCGGAACGGTGGACACGGCCACGACGCCCATGAGTGAGGTCGTCAAGATGATGGTCGGCCGCGAGGTCCCTGCGGACGCGCGTCCCACCACCAAGCCGCTCTCCGACGAGGCCGTCCTGCGCGTCGAGCACCTCTCGACCGTCAAGGCCGTCCACGACGTGTCCTTCGAGGTCAAGAAGGGTGAAATCTTCGGGTTTGCGGGCCTGGTCGGCGCCGGCCGCACCGAGGTTGCCCGAGCCCTGTTCGGCGCTGACCCCCACACCGCGGGCGATATCTACGTCCACGGCAAGAAGGTCTCGATCAAGGGCGCGAACGACGCCGTGAAGAACGGTATCGGCTACCTGTCCGAGGACCGCAAGCAGTTCGGCCTGCTCCTCGACAAGGACATCTCTTTCAACACGGGTATGGCTGCGATGGGCCACTTCAGCACCGCGACCGTCGTCGCGACGAAGAAGCTGCGCGAGGTGGCCAAGGACTACGTGGCGAAGCTGCGTACGCGCACCCCCTCCGTGGACGTCGAGCTGCGCAGCCTCTCCGGCGGCAATCAGCAGAAGGTCGTCGTGGCCAAGTGGCTGGAGCGCGACACTGACATCCTGATCTTCGACGAGCCGACGCGCGGCATCGACGTGGGCGCGAAGGACGAGATCTACACGCTGCTCGAGGACCTGGCGAAGCAGGGCAAGGCCATCATCGTGATCTCCTCGGAGCTGCCCGAGGTCCTGCGCCTGGCTAACCGCATCGCCGTCATGGCCCACGGCCGCATCATCGGCACCCTCAACAACGAGGACGCCACCCAAGAAAACATCATGGAACTGGCCACCGTCGGCCAGGAAGAAGCGAACGGAGAAGTCGCGTGAGCACCGTCGTCGACAACAAGGGCCTGGAGGCGCCGTCGCCTTTCAAGACCTTCATGAAGAACAATATGCAGCTGATGCTCGTCACGGTTGCGCTGTTCGTCATCTTGCTGTTCTTCAGCATCGCAGCCAACGGCTTCGCGAAGCCCAACATCTACCTGGACATCGTCCTGCAGTCGGCCTACACGGGCGTCATGGCGCTGGGCGCGACCTTCGTTATCGCGACCTCCGGCATTGACCTGTCCGTCGGTACGGGCATGAGCCTCGTGGCGGTTATGGCCGGTATCTTCCTGGCGGGCGACAAGATGAACCTGCCGCTCGGCCTCGGCCTCCTTCTGACGCTGCTGGTTGGCATGGCGATCGGCCTGGTCAACGGCCTCAACGTCTCCATCCTGGGCCTGCCGCCCTTCATCGCGACACTTGCGATGATGATGGTCGCCCGAGGCCTGGCGCTGATCATCTCCGACAAGGCCTCGATCACGATCGCGAACACCGGCTACAAGGCCATCGCGCGTGGTGAGATCATCCCCGGCGTCGCAAACGCCGTCCTGATCTTCGTGGTCCTCACCTTCCTGGCGACCTTCCTTATGAACAAGACGCTGCTCGGCCGCTACTCCCTCGCGATCGGCTCCAACGAGGAGGCCACGCGTCTGTCCGGCGTCAACGTCCGCCTGTGGAAGATCATCATCTACGTCGTCGCCGGTGCCTTCATGGCCATCGGTGCTGTCCTCTACTCCTCGCGTGGTGGCCTCGTCCAGCCCGCTGAGGGCGTGGGCATGGAGCTCAACGTTATCGCCGCAGCCGTCATCGGTGGCACCTCCCTCTCGGGTGGCCGCGCCTCGATCCCC
Proteins encoded in this window:
- a CDS encoding MGMT family protein; this translates as MREELVEAVLRVVEEIPAGRVATYGMIARALGTGPRVVGRIMHDWGGGVTWWRVVSVHGTFPTTVRGEGFFEWEREGIPHDPTRGKVLVAACVVEQDWLDAVARSVLENLSDHAEMSD
- a CDS encoding sugar ABC transporter ATP-binding protein, with translation MTNLLELKGISKTFPGVKALSDVDLDLRPGEVLGLCGENGAGKSTLMKVLTGIHKSDPGGEIWLQGEKVDIQSPEHARDLGLSIIHQELNIVPDLTVAQNLYIGRPGTSKFGYVDDRKMVRDARELFERLNMDIDPTAYCRDLPVARLQMVEIARALSFDSKILVMDEPTAPLTTTETESLFELVRDFVCPTTGLIFITHRMPELTELTNRISVLRDGKYIGTVDTATTPMSEVVKMMVGREVPADARPTTKPLSDEAVLRVEHLSTVKAVHDVSFEVKKGEIFGFAGLVGAGRTEVARALFGADPHTAGDIYVHGKKVSIKGANDAVKNGIGYLSEDRKQFGLLLDKDISFNTGMAAMGHFSTATVVATKKLREVAKDYVAKLRTRTPSVDVELRSLSGGNQQKVVVAKWLERDTDILIFDEPTRGIDVGAKDEIYTLLEDLAKQGKAIIVISSELPEVLRLANRIAVMAHGRIIGTLNNEDATQENIMELATVGQEEANGEVA
- a CDS encoding ABC transporter permease; its protein translation is MSTVVDNKGLEAPSPFKTFMKNNMQLMLVTVALFVILLFFSIAANGFAKPNIYLDIVLQSAYTGVMALGATFVIATSGIDLSVGTGMSLVAVMAGIFLAGDKMNLPLGLGLLLTLLVGMAIGLVNGLNVSILGLPPFIATLAMMMVARGLALIISDKASITIANTGYKAIARGEIIPGVANAVLIFVVLTFLATFLMNKTLLGRYSLAIGSNEEATRLSGVNVRLWKIIIYVVAGAFMAIGAVLYSSRGGLVQPAEGVGMELNVIAAAVIGGTSLSGGRASIPGALVGAIIMETLKKGLTMMGIAAEWQFVVTGIVLLLAVVIDNIRRVRENAA